One Ignavibacteriales bacterium genomic window, TTAAAAGGTTTTATTAATGCTTCATAATCTTTTGGATTATACTCAAGATCGGCATCTTGTATTAATACAAGATCACCTGAAGCAATACTTAACCCGGTCTTTATGGCGGCTCCTTTGCCTCGATTTTGTGGATGTGTCAATACCTTGAGGGGTATGTTACGGTCTTCGCTCAGGCTTTTGAGCAAATTTTTAGACTGGTCGGTGGATCCGTCGTCCACACATATTATTTCGTATACAAGTTTCGTGTTAGCGACTCTTGCAATTATTTCTTCAAGATATTTCTCTTCATTATATACTGGAATAATAACTGATAAATTCAAATCGTTCTCCTGAGCGACGTTAAAGGGTTTTCTTTACGTCAACGTCCAGTATTCTTTTCTGCAATTCGCTATTAAAGGGATCGTACTTGATTGCTATCTTATAGCATTTCAACGCTTTTTCATCATCACCATTTCTTTGATATATAGTTCCCAAATTAAAATATAATTCCTTTATTATTTCAGGTTCAAGCTTGCCATTACTTTTGTCGAGTATGTTTAAATACGCAAACTCTGCCTCTTTTAACCTATTAATATCGAGGCAAAACAAAGCAAAGCTGTTTAGCTCCCTGTATTGGTTATGTTCCTCATAGAATCCACTAAACCAATCTGATTTTTTGAAACCTGGCTCAATATCAAGTATCCTGTTTATATCATCATCATTGAAATCAATTCGGTAGCCCTCCTTTTCAAAAAATTCGCCTATATAATTCATACTAACAGTACCTAAGTAATCCGACTTTCCATATACTGCAGTGTTATCGTCCAAATACACAATTTTCCACCCGGGCATGTCTCGCATTTGTGGGATCCAGCTGTATGATACTCCATGATTAAAAATTACTAGTTGGGGATTGTATTTTGCTATTAGATCAGCAAGCTTATTGTTGTTTAGGGCTGCGAGATATTCTTTATATAGATCCTCTTTTATTACTTCAAGCCTTCCATCGATAAAGACTTGATTAGGGTACTGCCATTCAAGCCATCCCCCGTAGCCAATATCATTCAAGATTCTTCCATTAAGATTATTTTTCTTTAAATGCTCTAGAGCCCCAACCGGGAAGCTCTTTTCATTTAATCCCATCCCGAAATTTGCACCCGAACCATAACCTAAATAATAATTTCCTGTTACAACTCTGGCCGATACGAGTATAAAAGCAATTGCAAGCGAATAGGCAAGTGCATCATTGATAACCTCTAATTTGGAAGTGATTTTTTTTGCGAACTCAGTTGCAAATATATCCTTTAAACACAGTGAAAGAATAAAACCTGCATAAAACATAAATATTGGAACGTTCCTTACGGCCGCGTATGAAATGTAGAAAAAAGCCACAAAAATTATGAATTCATGTATTTTTCTTTTTCTGTATGTGAGTAAAAAAAACGCTAGCGACAATGCGGCAGTCCAATAGTATATTCTCAACTCAAAGAGAAGATTCGAAAAACCTACCCCAATAGGTGATTTCAACTCAAATATGGTTTGGGCAAATATATTGGATTCATCCAGTCTGGTGAGAAGGTAGAATGGATAGGTTGCACCCTTTATAAAGTATGGATTTACCAATGTTGCTAAAATGGCTATTGCGAACCACTTTAGTAAATACAGATCAAGTTTTTTATCTTTTATCCATATACTTAATATATAGCACGCCATCATAAATAAACCTATCATGAATAATCCGTGCATATTTACCCATACCAGAGTAATTATAGGAAGTAAGTAGAGGTTTTTCTTTTTTGTAAAGTAATAAACCTCCATTATAAAAAGTGTAAGCATTATACCTATCCAGCTTATCAGCTCGGGTCTGTAACTGAATCTAATCTGAACAACAAGAAGAATTGTAAATAGAGTTATAATTATAAGCGGTAGGGGAACCTCTCTAAATTGCATTACCCTGTAGAGTAAATAAAATGTTGTTAGTATAAATAATACATTTAAAATCGTTAAACCGGCATAACCAAAGATGCTTTGTACAGAAAAGATTAATACTTGATATAGCCACTGCATGTCAATGTATTCATGTGTGTTTACCGTGTATGTAAAAACATCGTTTCCGGGAAACTTGAAATTTTCCAGTATCCATTGCCCCCCTTTTAAATGAAAACCAATATCTGCATTATTGATTAATCTTAACGAAAAAACGACTAAAAGAACGACTAAGGCTATAAATGGAATAGACCAGCTTGTTGATTTTATAAATTTTAAAAGAGGATTTTCCTGTAAATGCTCCTCTACATTAGGGGTTTCGTTTTCCAAATTTTACTGTTTACTTCTTAAGATAAGATTCAAGTTATTCTTTAAGTTTAATAATTTCAATTGAATAAATAGTTCTTTTTGCGTGAAAATGGGTGAAGAACAAAAAAACAGTTTTTTCTTTTGTGAGTTATAATTAATTTAAAGCCTTAACCAAATTCCACTTAAATTAATCACTTAGAATGAGTCCGATAGAAACAGTAATAATATTGGTTATTGCTTTGTTTATATTGATTGTTTTTCTGAAAACAGCACGTGTTGTCCCACAAAAAACAGTTTTTATTATAGAAAGGCTCGGAAAGTATCGGGCAACACTCGAAGCGGGATTTCATATACTTGTTCCGTTTATGGATAAAGTAGCCTACCGGCACTCTCTAAAAGAGTTTGCCGTTGATGTTCCCCCTCAGGCTTGTATAACTAAGGATAATATTCAAGTTGAAGTGGATGGAGTACTGTATTTCCTTATAGTTGATCCGGTAAAAGCCTCATATGGTGTAATCGATTATGCGTTTGCAGCAATACAACTTTGTCAGACAACGATGCGGAGCGAGGTAGGTAAGATCGAGCTGGACAGAACCTTTGAAGAAAGGGAAAAAATAAATGCAGCAATAGTATCGGCTGTAGATAAAGCTTCCGATCCGTGGGGTCTGAAAGTAACAAGATATGAAATTAAAAATATAGTTCCTCCGGCAAGTATTAAGGATGCCATGGAGAAACAAATGAGGGCTGAGAGAGAAAAGCGTGCACTGATCGCAGAATCGGAAGGCGAAAAGCAGGCAAAAATAAACGTAGCTGAGGGAAACAAACAGGAAGCTATTTCAATATCCGAGGGAGAAAAGATTAAGAGGATCAATGAAGCAGAGGGTAGAGCCCAGGAAATTGAAAGAATTGCAAAAGCAACGGCAATGAGTATCAGAGAAGTTTCGAATGCTATAAATGAACCGGGCGGAAAGGATGCTGTTAATCTAAAGCTTGCAGAACAATATATAAAAGAATTCGGATCACTAGCATCAAAGAGTAACACAATGATAATTCCGCAAGATCTAACGGACATTTCGTCGGTTATTGCTACTGCCGGGAAAGTATTTAAGGAATCAACTAAAGAGGGGTAAGCAAATTTATGGGAATTGATATTTCTTCAACAGTTGTTTTGTGGTTAGTGATAGGGATTATTTTTTTCCTGGTGGAGCTAGCAGTGCCGGGCTTTATTTTATTCTTTTTTGGAATTGGTGCAGTAGTTACCTCAATACTTTTAGCCTTGGGGATAATAGATTCTATTTTTGCACAAGTAGCAGTTTTTATTATTTCCTCGCTATTGTCTCTTACCTTGTTTCGATTGATATGGAAAAGAGACTTTAGGGGTGATGTGGGGCACGAAAGAAAACCAGGGGAAAGCGTTGATGAAGTTAAAGGGAAGAAGGCGCTTGTGGTTGAGGATATAGAGCCGGGTAA contains:
- a CDS encoding tetratricopeptide repeat protein is translated as MENETPNVEEHLQENPLLKFIKSTSWSIPFIALVVLLVVFSLRLINNADIGFHLKGGQWILENFKFPGNDVFTYTVNTHEYIDMQWLYQVLIFSVQSIFGYAGLTILNVLFILTTFYLLYRVMQFREVPLPLIIITLFTILLVVQIRFSYRPELISWIGIMLTLFIMEVYYFTKKKNLYLLPIITLVWVNMHGLFMIGLFMMACYILSIWIKDKKLDLYLLKWFAIAILATLVNPYFIKGATYPFYLLTRLDESNIFAQTIFELKSPIGVGFSNLLFELRIYYWTAALSLAFFLLTYRKRKIHEFIIFVAFFYISYAAVRNVPIFMFYAGFILSLCLKDIFATEFAKKITSKLEVINDALAYSLAIAFILVSARVVTGNYYLGYGSGANFGMGLNEKSFPVGALEHLKKNNLNGRILNDIGYGGWLEWQYPNQVFIDGRLEVIKEDLYKEYLAALNNNKLADLIAKYNPQLVIFNHGVSYSWIPQMRDMPGWKIVYLDDNTAVYGKSDYLGTVSMNYIGEFFEKEGYRIDFNDDDINRILDIEPGFKKSDWFSGFYEEHNQYRELNSFALFCLDINRLKEAEFAYLNILDKSNGKLEPEIIKELYFNLGTIYQRNGDDEKALKCYKIAIKYDPFNSELQKRILDVDVKKTL
- a CDS encoding paraslipin, yielding MSPIETVIILVIALFILIVFLKTARVVPQKTVFIIERLGKYRATLEAGFHILVPFMDKVAYRHSLKEFAVDVPPQACITKDNIQVEVDGVLYFLIVDPVKASYGVIDYAFAAIQLCQTTMRSEVGKIELDRTFEEREKINAAIVSAVDKASDPWGLKVTRYEIKNIVPPASIKDAMEKQMRAEREKRALIAESEGEKQAKINVAEGNKQEAISISEGEKIKRINEAEGRAQEIERIAKATAMSIREVSNAINEPGGKDAVNLKLAEQYIKEFGSLASKSNTMIIPQDLTDISSVIATAGKVFKESTKEG
- a CDS encoding NfeD family protein: MGIDISSTVVLWLVIGIIFFLVELAVPGFILFFFGIGAVVTSILLALGIIDSIFAQVAVFIISSLLSLTLFRLIWKRDFRGDVGHERKPGESVDEVKGKKALVVEDIEPGKLGGQVELFGTVWEAESDFFIKKGDVVEILYRKNLLLKVKPLD